Proteins co-encoded in one Prescottella sp. R16 genomic window:
- a CDS encoding cobyrinate a,c-diamide synthase has translation MVSAPAVVVAAPASGSGKTTIATGLVGALRGSGDRVAPFKVGPDYIDPGYHGLAAGRPGRNLDTVLVGAERIGPLFRHGSDDADIAVVEGVMGLFDGKIDPESTAPSAEGSTASVAAALGAPVVLVIDARGHSQSLAAVLHGFSTYDPAVRIGGVILNRVGSPRHEAVLRQACERVGLPVLGSVPRMAELEVPSRHLGLVPAVEHGRAAVAAVDAMTQLAAAHLDLDAIRALACSSVDADAWDPAAEVGPTPSGPRPVIALAGGVAFTFGYAEHRELLEAAGADVVTFDPLHDELPSGTAGLVLPGGFPEEHAVALASNTGLRKQVRDLAADGAPIHAECAGLLYLARSLDGHPMAGVLDVDARFGARLTLGYREAVAVTDSALFDAGTRVAGHEFHRTALDVGTADGFGAAWGWRAWDAGATREGFVGGPAGSVHASYLHTHPAGTPDAIRRFVEAARG, from the coding sequence ATGGTGAGTGCTCCCGCCGTCGTCGTCGCCGCCCCCGCATCGGGCAGCGGCAAGACGACGATCGCCACGGGCCTCGTCGGCGCGTTGCGCGGGTCCGGCGACCGGGTGGCCCCGTTCAAGGTGGGCCCCGACTACATCGATCCCGGCTACCACGGGCTCGCCGCCGGCCGGCCCGGCCGCAACCTCGACACCGTCCTCGTCGGTGCCGAGCGGATCGGGCCGCTGTTCCGGCACGGCAGCGACGACGCCGACATCGCCGTCGTAGAGGGCGTCATGGGCCTGTTCGACGGCAAGATCGATCCGGAGTCGACGGCACCGTCCGCGGAGGGGTCGACGGCGTCGGTCGCAGCGGCGCTCGGCGCACCCGTGGTCCTGGTGATCGACGCGCGCGGCCACAGCCAGTCCCTGGCCGCCGTGCTGCACGGATTCTCGACGTACGACCCGGCGGTGCGGATCGGCGGCGTGATCCTCAACCGGGTCGGCAGCCCCCGGCACGAGGCCGTGCTGCGGCAGGCGTGCGAGCGGGTGGGGCTGCCCGTCCTCGGATCGGTGCCACGGATGGCGGAACTCGAGGTGCCGTCCCGGCATCTGGGGCTCGTGCCCGCCGTCGAACACGGCCGCGCCGCCGTCGCCGCCGTCGACGCGATGACGCAACTCGCTGCGGCGCACCTGGATCTGGACGCGATCCGGGCCCTCGCGTGTTCGTCCGTCGACGCCGACGCGTGGGATCCGGCGGCCGAGGTGGGTCCGACCCCGTCCGGTCCCCGGCCGGTGATCGCGCTCGCCGGGGGTGTCGCGTTCACGTTCGGGTACGCCGAACACCGGGAACTGCTCGAGGCCGCCGGCGCCGACGTCGTCACGTTCGACCCCCTGCACGACGAACTGCCGTCCGGCACCGCCGGTCTGGTACTGCCCGGCGGCTTCCCCGAGGAACACGCGGTGGCGTTGGCGTCGAACACCGGCCTGCGGAAACAGGTCCGCGACCTCGCGGCCGACGGCGCCCCGATCCACGCCGAGTGCGCGGGCCTGCTGTATCTGGCCCGCAGCCTCGACGGACACCCGATGGCCGGGGTCCTCGACGTCGACGCCCGCTTCGGGGCACGGCTCACCCTCGGCTACCGGGAGGCCGTCGCCGTCACCGACTCGGCCCTGTTCGACGCCGGAACCCGCGTCGCCGGACACGAATTCCACCGCACCGCACTGGACGTCGGCACCGCCGACGGGTTCGGGGCCGCGTGGGGCTGGCGGGCGTGGGATGCCGGCGCCACCCGCGAGGGTTTCGTCGGCGGACCCGCCGGCTCGGTGCACGCGTCGTACCTGCACACGCATCCGGCCGGGACCCCCGACGCGATCCGGCGATTCGTCGAGGCCGCCCGTGGCTGA
- the cobA gene encoding uroporphyrinogen-III C-methyltransferase: MSASAGTESSYLVGLDLRGRRVVVVGGGSVAQRRLGLLVASGAAVHVVGREITPAIEGMVTAGQITADLRNYRDGDLDGAWYAIACTDEPATNAAVVAEADRHRIFCVRADSARDGSAVTPATGTFDGLDIGVLARGAHRRSAAVRTALIEALQAGTVTDTDEAPAAGVALVGGGPGDPDLITVRGRRLLARADVVVVDRLAPPELLAELGPHVEVVDAAKIPYGRAMAQEAINAALVDGAKAGKFVVRLKGGDPYVFGRGFEELEACAEAGIPVTVVPGITSAISVPSAAGIPVTHRGVTHEFVVVSGHVAPGHPSSLTDWAALARLRGTIVVLMGVERIEQIAAALLDGGRPADTPVTVIQEGTLRTQRVLRADLATVAARLREAEIRPPAIIVIGTVAGFSPNGR; this comes from the coding sequence GTGTCTGCTTCCGCCGGTACCGAATCCAGCTACCTGGTCGGGCTCGACCTCAGAGGCCGTCGTGTCGTGGTCGTCGGCGGCGGCAGCGTCGCCCAGCGCAGGCTCGGCCTGCTGGTCGCGTCCGGCGCGGCCGTGCACGTCGTCGGCCGCGAGATCACCCCCGCGATCGAGGGCATGGTGACGGCCGGGCAGATCACCGCCGACCTGCGCAACTACCGTGACGGCGACCTCGACGGCGCCTGGTACGCGATCGCGTGCACCGACGAACCGGCCACCAACGCCGCCGTCGTCGCCGAGGCCGACCGCCACCGCATCTTCTGCGTCCGCGCCGACAGCGCCCGCGACGGCAGCGCCGTCACCCCGGCCACCGGTACGTTCGACGGCCTCGACATCGGGGTCCTCGCCCGCGGCGCGCACCGCCGGTCGGCGGCCGTCCGCACCGCCCTGATCGAGGCCCTGCAGGCCGGCACCGTCACCGACACCGACGAGGCCCCGGCCGCCGGGGTCGCGCTCGTCGGCGGCGGCCCCGGCGACCCCGACCTCATCACCGTGCGCGGCCGGCGGCTCCTCGCCCGCGCCGACGTCGTCGTCGTCGACCGGCTCGCCCCGCCGGAACTGCTCGCCGAACTCGGCCCGCACGTCGAGGTGGTCGACGCCGCCAAGATCCCGTACGGCCGCGCGATGGCGCAGGAGGCGATCAACGCGGCCCTGGTCGACGGGGCGAAGGCCGGCAAGTTCGTCGTCCGGCTCAAGGGCGGCGACCCGTACGTGTTCGGCCGCGGCTTCGAGGAACTCGAGGCCTGCGCAGAGGCCGGTATCCCCGTCACCGTGGTCCCCGGCATCACGAGCGCCATCTCGGTTCCGTCCGCGGCCGGGATCCCCGTCACGCACCGCGGCGTCACCCACGAATTCGTCGTCGTCTCCGGGCACGTCGCGCCCGGACATCCGTCGTCGCTCACCGACTGGGCGGCGCTCGCCCGGCTGCGCGGCACGATCGTCGTGCTCATGGGAGTCGAGCGGATCGAACAGATCGCCGCGGCCCTCCTCGACGGCGGCCGCCCCGCCGACACCCCGGTCACCGTGATCCAGGAGGGCACGCTGCGCACCCAGCGGGTGCTGCGCGCCGACCTGGCGACCGTCGCCGCCCGCCTCCGGGAGGCGGAGATCCGGCCGCCCGCGATCATCGTGATCGGCACAGTGGCCGGGTTTTCCCCGAACGGTCGGTAA
- a CDS encoding MFS transporter, which translates to MQLMMVLDGTVASLALAKIQEDLGLSDAGRNWVITSYALTFGGLMLLGGRLGDAFGRKRVFVGGVALFTIASLLCGIAANEGTLVAARALQGVGAAIASPTALALVATTFAPGPVRNQAIAIFAAMTGIGSVTGLIIGGALTEVSWRWIFLINVPIGLVILVLAFRALAETGTERLTLDVPGAVLATLGCTAVVFGFTEGPEMGWTSPLVLAGLIGGLALLAAFLVVERRAANPLLPFSLFRNRSRVATFVSLALVGMVMFSLAPFVALFVQDVLGYTPLRAGLAFVPFAFGLGAAAFVASKLAVKVQARWLVVAGTVLTTIGLLYGSTLDMSATYVGNLFVLVVGVGFGVGLAVVPLPLCAIAGVGPHEIGPLTAIAQVAQVLFGPVGLAIVGAMATSKTLSEGGVSGVSVTHMTPEQLSALSEGYTFALLGCAILAALAAVAALFVRFTPAQVAQAQEAEKAAQAA; encoded by the coding sequence ATGCAACTGATGATGGTGCTCGACGGCACCGTCGCGTCCCTCGCCCTCGCGAAGATCCAGGAAGATCTCGGGCTGAGCGACGCCGGACGCAACTGGGTGATCACGTCGTACGCGCTCACCTTCGGTGGCCTCATGCTGCTCGGCGGCCGGCTCGGCGATGCATTCGGTCGCAAACGTGTGTTCGTCGGCGGTGTCGCCCTGTTCACGATCGCGTCGCTGCTGTGCGGGATCGCCGCGAACGAGGGCACCCTCGTCGCGGCCCGCGCACTGCAGGGCGTCGGCGCGGCCATCGCATCACCCACCGCGCTGGCCCTGGTCGCCACGACGTTCGCGCCCGGCCCGGTCCGCAACCAGGCCATCGCGATCTTCGCGGCCATGACCGGTATCGGCTCGGTCACCGGGCTCATCATCGGCGGCGCCCTCACCGAGGTGTCGTGGCGGTGGATCTTCCTCATCAACGTGCCCATCGGACTGGTGATCCTGGTGCTGGCGTTCCGGGCGCTCGCCGAGACCGGCACCGAACGGCTCACCCTCGACGTGCCCGGCGCGGTCCTCGCGACCCTCGGCTGCACCGCCGTCGTGTTCGGATTCACCGAGGGCCCCGAGATGGGCTGGACCAGCCCGCTGGTCCTCGCCGGACTGATCGGCGGTCTCGCGTTGCTCGCCGCGTTCCTCGTCGTCGAGCGGCGTGCCGCCAACCCGCTGCTGCCGTTCTCGCTGTTCCGGAACCGCAGCCGCGTCGCCACGTTCGTCTCCCTCGCCCTCGTCGGCATGGTGATGTTCTCGCTCGCCCCGTTCGTGGCCCTGTTCGTCCAGGACGTCCTCGGCTACACGCCGCTGCGTGCCGGGCTGGCGTTCGTGCCGTTCGCGTTCGGGCTCGGCGCCGCCGCGTTCGTCGCCTCCAAACTGGCCGTCAAGGTGCAGGCCCGCTGGCTCGTCGTCGCCGGCACCGTCCTCACCACGATCGGCCTGTTGTACGGGTCGACGCTCGACATGTCCGCCACCTATGTCGGCAACCTGTTCGTGCTCGTCGTCGGGGTCGGCTTCGGTGTCGGCCTCGCCGTCGTGCCGCTGCCGCTGTGCGCCATCGCCGGCGTCGGCCCCCACGAGATCGGCCCCCTCACCGCCATCGCACAGGTCGCGCAGGTCCTGTTCGGGCCCGTCGGACTCGCGATCGTCGGCGCCATGGCCACCTCGAAGACCCTGTCGGAAGGCGGCGTGTCCGGGGTGTCCGTCACCCACATGACACCCGAACAACTGTCCGCCCTCAGTGAGGGCTACACCTTCGCCCTCCTCGGCTGTGCGATCCTCGCGGCCCTCGCCGCCGTGGCCGCCCTGTTCGTGCGCTTCACCCCCGCCCAGGTCGCGCAGGCGCAGGAAGCGGAGAAGGCCGCACAGGCGGCCTGA
- the yaaA gene encoding peroxide stress protein YaaA, translating to MLVLLPPSETKSDGGAGAPLDLGELSMPQLTETREMLATALVELAADTEASNLALGLGPKQADEIERNAKLWVSPTRPALERYTGVLFDALDAPSFTKVQREKAYRRLAMGSALFGAVRSGDPIPAYRLSGGSKLPGFGTLQALWKPELTAALLTEADGGLVVDLRSGTYQQLGPVPGAMIATVLTEQPDGSRKVVSHFNKHHKGLLARALTVTRAEPSDIKAVARVAAKAGLRVEIASDSELIILT from the coding sequence GTGCTGGTGCTGCTTCCCCCTTCCGAGACCAAATCCGACGGCGGTGCGGGTGCGCCGCTCGATCTGGGCGAGTTGTCGATGCCGCAGTTGACGGAGACCCGCGAGATGCTCGCGACGGCGCTCGTCGAGCTCGCCGCCGACACCGAGGCGTCGAATCTGGCGCTGGGGCTCGGCCCGAAGCAGGCCGACGAGATCGAACGCAACGCGAAGCTGTGGGTGTCCCCCACCCGGCCGGCGCTCGAGCGGTACACGGGTGTGCTTTTCGACGCCCTCGATGCGCCGTCGTTCACGAAGGTGCAGCGGGAGAAGGCGTACCGGCGGCTGGCGATGGGGTCGGCACTGTTCGGCGCGGTGCGGTCAGGTGACCCGATCCCCGCCTACCGCCTCTCCGGCGGATCGAAACTCCCCGGATTCGGCACCCTGCAGGCCCTGTGGAAGCCGGAACTCACCGCTGCACTGCTCACCGAGGCGGACGGCGGACTCGTCGTCGATCTGCGCTCGGGCACCTACCAGCAGCTCGGCCCGGTGCCCGGCGCAATGATCGCCACGGTCCTCACCGAACAGCCCGACGGCTCCCGCAAGGTCGTCAGCCATTTCAACAAGCACCACAAGGGCCTGCTCGCCCGCGCCCTCACCGTCACCCGCGCCGAACCGTCCGACATCAAGGCCGTCGCCCGCGTGGCGGCGAAGGCGGGCCTGCGGGTGGAGATCGCGTCGGACTCGGAGTTGATCATCCTGACCTGA
- a CDS encoding proline--tRNA ligase → MITRMSHLFLRTLRDDPADAEVASHKLLVRAGYVRRIAPGIYSWLPLGLKVLREVERVVREEMNAIGAQEIHLPALLPRDPYETSNRWTEYGPNLFRLQDRKGNDMMLGPTHEEMFALTVKGEYNSYKDFPVTLYQVQTKYRDEERPRAGILRGREFVMKDSYSFDLTDEGLAESYKAHRDAYERIFARLGVTYVIVSATSGAMGGSASEEFLAESEIGEDTYVRCVESGYAANVEAVKTLAPAPIPFDGLPAAEVRDTPGTETIDTLVEWANGADLGRTVTAADTLKNIMVKTRVPGGEWELLAIGVPGDREVDEKRLEAALEPAEYVLVTETDFKNNPFLVKGYIGPKALQENGVRYLVDPRVVDGTSWITGADEEGKHYVGLVAGRDFTPDGTIEAAEVRDGDPSPDGAGPLVAARGIEIGHVFQLGRKYTDAFEVNVLGENGKPVRPTMGSYGVGVSRLVAVIAEQHHDDKGLRWPAEVAPFAVHLVIANKDDAAREGAEALAAELDKAGIEVLFDDRKASPGVKFKDSELIGVPLVVVVGRGYADGKVELRDRFTGESREIPADGALAEIVAAVRG, encoded by the coding sequence GTGATCACCCGCATGTCGCACCTGTTCCTCCGTACGCTCCGCGACGACCCGGCCGACGCCGAGGTCGCCAGCCACAAGTTGCTGGTTCGCGCCGGCTACGTGCGGCGCATCGCGCCGGGCATCTACTCGTGGCTGCCACTGGGGCTGAAGGTGCTGCGTGAGGTCGAGCGGGTGGTCCGTGAGGAGATGAACGCGATCGGCGCGCAGGAGATCCACCTGCCGGCGCTGCTGCCGCGCGACCCGTACGAGACGTCGAACCGGTGGACCGAATACGGCCCCAACCTGTTCCGGCTGCAGGACCGCAAGGGCAACGACATGATGCTCGGTCCGACCCACGAGGAGATGTTCGCGCTCACCGTCAAGGGCGAATACAACTCGTACAAGGACTTCCCGGTCACCCTGTACCAGGTGCAGACCAAGTACCGCGACGAGGAGCGCCCCCGCGCCGGCATCCTGCGCGGCCGCGAGTTCGTCATGAAGGACTCGTACAGCTTCGACCTCACCGACGAGGGCCTCGCCGAGTCCTACAAGGCACACCGCGACGCCTACGAGCGGATCTTCGCGCGTCTCGGCGTCACGTACGTGATCGTGTCCGCGACGTCGGGTGCGATGGGTGGCAGCGCCTCGGAGGAGTTCCTGGCCGAGTCCGAGATCGGTGAGGACACCTACGTCCGCTGCGTCGAGTCCGGCTACGCCGCCAACGTCGAGGCCGTGAAGACACTCGCACCGGCGCCGATCCCGTTCGACGGGCTGCCGGCCGCCGAGGTGCGCGACACTCCCGGCACCGAGACCATCGACACCCTCGTCGAGTGGGCCAACGGCGCCGACCTGGGCAGGACCGTCACCGCCGCGGACACGCTGAAGAACATCATGGTGAAGACCCGGGTGCCCGGCGGCGAGTGGGAACTGCTCGCGATCGGTGTCCCCGGCGACCGTGAGGTGGACGAGAAGCGCCTCGAGGCCGCGCTCGAGCCGGCCGAGTACGTGCTCGTCACCGAGACCGATTTCAAGAACAATCCGTTCCTCGTCAAGGGCTACATCGGTCCGAAGGCGCTGCAGGAGAACGGTGTCCGCTACCTCGTCGACCCGCGCGTGGTGGACGGCACCAGCTGGATCACCGGCGCCGACGAGGAAGGCAAGCACTACGTGGGTCTGGTCGCGGGCCGCGACTTCACCCCGGACGGCACCATCGAGGCCGCCGAGGTGCGCGACGGCGACCCGTCGCCCGACGGCGCCGGCCCGCTCGTGGCGGCGCGTGGCATCGAGATCGGTCACGTGTTCCAGTTGGGCCGCAAGTACACCGACGCGTTCGAGGTGAACGTGCTCGGCGAGAACGGCAAGCCGGTGCGTCCCACGATGGGCTCGTACGGTGTCGGCGTATCGCGGCTGGTCGCGGTCATCGCCGAGCAGCACCACGACGACAAGGGCCTGCGCTGGCCCGCCGAGGTCGCCCCGTTCGCGGTGCACCTGGTGATCGCCAACAAGGACGACGCCGCCCGCGAGGGCGCCGAGGCACTGGCCGCGGAACTCGACAAGGCCGGCATCGAGGTCCTGTTCGACGACCGCAAGGCGTCGCCCGGCGTGAAGTTCAAGGACTCCGAACTGATCGGGGTCCCGCTCGTCGTGGTCGTCGGCCGCGGCTACGCCGACGGCAAGGTGGAGCTGCGCGACCGCTTCACCGGCGAGTCCCGCGAGATTCCCGCCGACGGTGCGCTCGCCGAGATCGTGGCGGCCGTCCGCGGCTGA
- a CDS encoding O-methyltransferase, with translation MADTERGLWADVDNYLADTLIGDDPAAAAALAANAAAALPPIDVAPVQGKFLHLLARMIGATRVLEIGTLGGYSTLWLARAVGDTGRVVTLEYEPAHAGVARTNLDRAGVGDRVDIRVGAALDTLPGVEADGVGPFDLVFVDADKVNNSEYVRWALRLSRPGTVVVIDNVVRGGGVSNPDLDDETVRASRAVLGLLAAEPRIDATALQTVGAKGWDGFALALVTE, from the coding sequence ATGGCTGACACCGAACGCGGGCTCTGGGCCGACGTCGACAACTATCTCGCCGACACCCTCATCGGGGACGACCCGGCAGCTGCGGCGGCACTCGCCGCGAATGCTGCCGCCGCGCTGCCGCCGATCGACGTGGCCCCGGTGCAGGGCAAGTTCCTGCATCTGCTGGCCCGGATGATCGGGGCGACGCGGGTACTCGAGATCGGCACCCTCGGCGGCTACAGCACCTTGTGGTTGGCCCGCGCCGTCGGCGACACCGGCCGGGTCGTGACCCTCGAATACGAGCCTGCCCACGCGGGTGTCGCCCGCACCAATCTCGACCGCGCCGGCGTCGGCGACCGGGTCGACATCCGGGTCGGTGCGGCCCTCGACACCCTGCCCGGCGTCGAGGCCGACGGGGTCGGCCCGTTCGACCTGGTGTTCGTCGACGCCGACAAGGTCAACAACTCCGAGTACGTGCGGTGGGCGCTGCGGCTGTCCCGCCCGGGCACCGTCGTCGTGATCGACAACGTCGTCCGCGGTGGTGGAGTGTCGAACCCGGACCTGGACGACGAGACCGTCCGAGCGAGTCGCGCGGTGCTCGGGCTGCTCGCCGCCGAACCCCGGATCGATGCGACCGCATTGCAGACCGTCGGCGCCAAGGGCTGGGACGGGTTCGCGCTCGCTCTCGTCACCGAGTGA
- a CDS encoding NADH-quinone oxidoreductase subunit A — protein MNAYVPILVLGGIAVAFAVFSVAVASLVGPQRPGRAKLEAYECGIEPLPSSPTGRAGGRRIPIKYYLTAMLFIVFDIEIVFLYPWAVHFDALGAFGLAVMAVFVFNVAVAYVYEWRRGGLSWD, from the coding sequence GTGAACGCGTACGTACCGATTCTCGTGCTCGGCGGCATCGCCGTGGCCTTCGCGGTGTTCTCGGTGGCCGTGGCGTCGCTGGTGGGTCCGCAGCGTCCGGGGCGCGCGAAACTCGAGGCGTACGAGTGCGGAATCGAACCGCTCCCGTCGTCGCCGACCGGCCGGGCCGGGGGCCGCCGCATCCCGATCAAGTACTACCTGACGGCGATGCTGTTCATCGTTTTCGACATCGAGATCGTCTTCCTCTACCCGTGGGCCGTGCATTTCGACGCGCTCGGGGCGTTCGGACTGGCCGTGATGGCGGTGTTCGTGTTCAACGTGGCGGTCGCCTACGTGTACGAGTGGCGGCGCGGGGGATTGAGCTGGGACTAG
- a CDS encoding NADH-quinone oxidoreductase subunit B family protein, translated as MGLEEKVPGGFLLSTVETVAGYARKGSLWPATFGLACCAIEMMATTSGRFDLARFGMEAFRASPRQADLMIVAGRVSQKMAPVLRQVYDQMVEPKWVLAMGVCASSGGMFGNYAVVQGVDHVVPVDIYLPGCPPRPEMLLYSILKLHEKIAAMPLGVNREEAVRAAEAAALAARPTTSSVDLGMPGGTVLR; from the coding sequence ATGGGTCTCGAGGAGAAGGTTCCGGGCGGTTTCCTGCTGAGCACCGTGGAGACCGTCGCCGGGTACGCCCGTAAGGGGTCGTTGTGGCCGGCGACGTTCGGTCTCGCGTGCTGTGCGATCGAGATGATGGCGACCACGTCCGGGCGGTTCGATCTGGCCCGGTTCGGGATGGAGGCGTTCCGGGCGTCGCCGCGGCAGGCCGATCTGATGATCGTCGCGGGCCGGGTCAGTCAGAAGATGGCGCCGGTCCTGCGCCAGGTGTACGACCAGATGGTCGAGCCGAAATGGGTGCTGGCGATGGGGGTGTGCGCGTCGTCGGGCGGCATGTTCGGCAACTACGCGGTGGTGCAGGGCGTCGACCACGTCGTCCCCGTCGACATCTACCTGCCGGGCTGTCCGCCGCGGCCGGAGATGCTGCTGTACTCGATCCTGAAGCTGCACGAGAAGATCGCGGCCATGCCGCTCGGCGTCAACCGTGAGGAGGCGGTGCGGGCCGCGGAGGCTGCCGCGCTCGCCGCCCGGCCGACGACGTCCTCCGTCGATCTCGGGATGCCCGGAGGGACAGTGCTGCGATGA
- a CDS encoding NADH-quinone oxidoreductase subunit C, which produces MTDEHTGAGPDPEATAGPEGTVPPVPVAGGGEMIGLRQGMFGVVGTGDTSGYGRLVRPVTLPGVTPRPYGGWFDEAVDALADVLGGPAAFDEAVEAVVVFRGELTLYVRRDHLPAVARALRDGAGLQFTLCLGVSGVHYPHDHGRELHAVYPLMSMTSGRRLRLEVAVPDADPHVPTLFRVYPTTDWHERETYDFFGLVFDGHPSLTRIEMPDDWEGHPQRKDYPLGGVPVQYKGATVPPPDERRGYQ; this is translated from the coding sequence ATGACCGACGAGCACACCGGTGCGGGACCGGACCCGGAGGCGACGGCCGGACCGGAGGGCACGGTGCCGCCCGTCCCGGTGGCGGGCGGCGGCGAGATGATCGGCCTGCGGCAGGGCATGTTCGGGGTCGTCGGCACCGGCGACACGTCCGGGTACGGGCGGTTGGTGCGGCCGGTGACGCTGCCCGGGGTGACACCCCGTCCGTACGGGGGCTGGTTCGACGAGGCCGTGGACGCGCTCGCGGACGTGCTCGGTGGGCCGGCGGCGTTCGACGAGGCCGTCGAGGCCGTCGTCGTGTTCCGCGGCGAACTGACGTTGTATGTGCGCCGCGACCACCTGCCGGCCGTGGCGCGGGCCCTGCGCGACGGCGCGGGCCTGCAGTTCACGCTGTGCCTCGGGGTGAGCGGCGTGCACTACCCGCACGACCACGGCCGGGAACTGCACGCGGTGTACCCGCTGATGTCGATGACGTCCGGCCGGAGGCTGCGGCTCGAGGTGGCCGTCCCCGACGCGGACCCGCACGTGCCGACGCTGTTCCGGGTGTATCCGACGACCGACTGGCACGAGCGGGAGACGTACGACTTCTTCGGCCTCGTGTTCGACGGCCATCCGTCGCTCACCCGGATCGAGATGCCCGACGACTGGGAAGGGCACCCGCAGCGCAAGGACTACCCGCTCGGCGGGGTGCCCGTCCAGTACAAGGGGGCGACGGTACCGCCACCGGACGAGAGGAGGGGCTACCAGTGA
- a CDS encoding NADH-quinone oxidoreductase subunit D, producing the protein MTETPATEYTVTGQDWDDLVDAAGAAHEAGAERIVVNMGPQHPSTHGVLRLILEIEGETVTEARCGVGYLHTGIEKNLEYRNWTQGVTFVTRMDYLSPFFNEVGYCLAVEKLLDITDRVPERATVVRVLLMELNRIASHLVALATGGMELGAITPMLFGFRDREPILDVFETITGLRMNHAYIRPGGLVADLPDGAVEQVRALLDLLPGRIRDIEDLLTENPIWKARTQDVGYLDVAGCTALGVTGPILRATGTPLDVRRSDPYCGYEDYDFDVVTATGSDCYARYLVRVREMAESLRIVRQCVDRLRPGPVMVADEKIAWPAQLALGPDGLGNSLDHIRHIMGTSMEALIHHFKIVTEGFRVPPGQVYVPVESPRGELGVHVVSDGGTRPYRVHYRDPSFTNLQAVAAMCEGGMVADVIASVASIDPVMGGVDR; encoded by the coding sequence GTGACCGAGACGCCGGCGACCGAGTACACCGTCACCGGGCAGGACTGGGACGACCTCGTCGACGCCGCGGGCGCCGCGCACGAGGCCGGTGCCGAACGCATCGTCGTCAACATGGGACCGCAGCATCCGTCGACGCACGGGGTGCTGCGGCTGATCCTCGAGATCGAGGGCGAGACGGTGACCGAGGCGCGGTGCGGAGTCGGCTACCTGCACACCGGGATCGAGAAGAACCTCGAGTACCGCAACTGGACGCAGGGCGTCACGTTCGTCACCCGGATGGACTATCTGTCGCCGTTCTTCAACGAGGTCGGCTACTGCCTGGCCGTCGAGAAGCTCCTCGACATCACCGACCGGGTGCCCGAGCGGGCGACGGTGGTGCGGGTGCTGCTCATGGAACTCAACCGGATCGCATCGCACCTGGTGGCCCTGGCCACCGGCGGTATGGAGCTCGGGGCGATCACCCCGATGCTGTTCGGGTTCCGGGACCGCGAGCCGATCCTCGACGTGTTCGAGACGATCACCGGGCTGCGGATGAACCACGCGTACATCCGCCCCGGCGGGCTCGTCGCCGACCTGCCCGACGGGGCCGTCGAGCAGGTGCGGGCGCTGCTGGACCTGCTGCCGGGCCGGATCCGGGACATCGAGGACCTGCTCACCGAGAATCCGATCTGGAAGGCCCGCACTCAGGACGTGGGGTATCTCGACGTCGCCGGCTGCACGGCGCTGGGGGTGACGGGGCCGATCCTGCGTGCCACCGGGACACCGCTGGACGTGCGCCGCTCCGACCCGTACTGCGGATACGAGGACTACGACTTCGACGTGGTGACCGCCACCGGATCCGACTGCTACGCCCGCTATCTCGTGCGGGTGCGGGAGATGGCGGAGTCGCTGCGGATCGTCCGGCAGTGCGTCGACCGGTTGCGGCCGGGCCCGGTGATGGTGGCGGACGAGAAGATCGCGTGGCCCGCACAGCTGGCGCTCGGACCGGACGGGCTCGGGAACTCGCTCGACCACATCCGGCACATCATGGGCACGTCGATGGAAGCCCTGATCCACCACTTCAAGATCGTCACCGAGGGTTTCCGGGTGCCGCCCGGCCAGGTGTACGTGCCGGTGGAATCGCCGCGCGGCGAACTGGGGGTGCACGTGGTCAGCGACGGCGGCACCCGCCCCTACCGGGTGCACTACCGGGACCCGTCGTTCACGAACCTGCAGGCCGTCGCCGCAATGTGCGAGGGCGGGATGGTGGCCGACGTGATCGCGTCCGTCGCGAGTATCGACCCGGTGATGGGAGGAGTGGACCGATGA